From a region of the Streptomyces sp. B21-083 genome:
- a CDS encoding ABC transporter substrate-binding protein, whose amino-acid sequence MRRSALAAVAAIGSASLLVAGCSKADDNNSTDGTKAAGANAATKDVVNASTQKGGTVTYELSDVPDSFDPGNTYYGYMYNLSRLYARPLMTFKPAAGEKGNELVPDLAASAGVPSDGGKTWTYKLRSGLKYQDGTAITSKDVKYAVERSNFARDVLSLGPNYFQQFLAGGDKYKGPYKDKSAEGLKSIETPDDTTVVFKLNRAFQEFDYLVATPQTAPVPQSKDKGIDYIKNIVSSGSYQFQSYDEGKQAVLVRNKNWDASTDPLRKQYPDKIVVNLKVNPETIDQDVQAGTAIDLGGTGVQAATQADVINNADKKASTDNAYGGRLVYLAINTKLKPFDNVDCRKAVQYAIDKVSVQTAEGGPIRGDIATTVLPPDIPGYAKADVYATDGNKGDVTKAKAALKACGQTTINTSITARSDRPQEIDAATAIINSLKAVGINASLKQFPSGKYFTDYAGVPKWDADNKVGLMMMQWGADWPSGYGFLQQILNGKAISASGNTNLSQLDNKEVDTKLETAIGTQDKTARDSLYTEIDKKVMDEAALVPLTYFKVLLYRPANFTNLVSTSAFSGQYDYLNIGTTKK is encoded by the coding sequence ATGCGAAGGTCAGCGCTGGCCGCGGTTGCGGCGATCGGATCTGCGAGTCTGCTGGTAGCAGGCTGCAGCAAAGCCGATGACAACAATTCGACGGACGGCACCAAGGCGGCTGGGGCCAACGCAGCGACCAAGGACGTCGTCAACGCCTCCACCCAGAAGGGGGGCACGGTCACCTACGAGCTGTCCGACGTCCCGGACTCCTTCGACCCCGGCAACACGTACTACGGGTACATGTACAACCTCAGCCGGCTGTACGCCCGCCCGCTGATGACCTTCAAGCCCGCCGCGGGCGAGAAGGGCAACGAGCTGGTCCCGGACCTCGCCGCGAGCGCGGGCGTGCCCAGCGACGGCGGCAAGACCTGGACCTACAAGCTCCGTTCGGGGCTGAAGTACCAGGACGGCACCGCGATCACCTCGAAGGACGTCAAGTACGCCGTCGAGCGCTCCAACTTCGCGCGTGACGTGCTCTCCCTCGGCCCGAACTACTTCCAGCAGTTCCTCGCGGGCGGCGACAAGTACAAGGGTCCGTACAAGGACAAGAGCGCCGAGGGCCTGAAGTCCATCGAGACGCCGGACGACACCACCGTCGTCTTCAAGCTCAACCGTGCCTTCCAGGAGTTCGACTACCTGGTCGCGACGCCGCAGACGGCGCCGGTGCCCCAGTCCAAGGACAAGGGCATCGACTACATCAAGAACATCGTGTCCTCGGGCTCGTACCAGTTCCAGAGCTACGACGAGGGCAAGCAGGCCGTCCTCGTCCGCAACAAGAACTGGGACGCCAGCACCGACCCGCTGCGCAAGCAGTACCCGGACAAGATCGTGGTCAACCTGAAGGTCAACCCGGAGACCATCGACCAGGACGTCCAGGCCGGTACCGCGATCGACCTGGGCGGCACGGGTGTCCAGGCCGCGACCCAGGCCGACGTGATCAACAACGCCGACAAGAAGGCCAGCACCGACAACGCCTACGGTGGCCGTCTCGTCTACCTGGCGATCAACACCAAGCTGAAGCCGTTCGACAACGTCGACTGCCGCAAGGCCGTGCAGTACGCCATCGACAAGGTCTCGGTGCAGACCGCCGAGGGCGGCCCGATCCGCGGTGACATCGCCACGACCGTCCTTCCGCCGGACATTCCCGGCTACGCGAAGGCGGACGTCTACGCCACCGACGGCAACAAGGGTGACGTGACCAAGGCCAAGGCGGCCCTCAAGGCCTGCGGCCAGACCACGATCAACACCAGCATCACCGCGCGCAGCGACCGTCCGCAGGAGATCGACGCGGCCACCGCGATCATCAACTCCCTGAAGGCCGTCGGCATCAACGCCTCGCTGAAGCAGTTCCCCTCGGGCAAGTACTTCACCGACTACGCGGGTGTCCCGAAGTGGGACGCGGACAACAAGGTCGGCCTGATGATGATGCAGTGGGGTGCCGACTGGCCGTCCGGCTACGGCTTCCTGCAGCAGATCCTGAACGGCAAGGCGATCAGCGCGTCCGGCAACACCAACCTCTCGCAGCTCGACAACAAGGAAGTCGACACGAAGCTGGAGACGGCGATCGGCACGCAGGACAAGACCGCCCGCGACAGTCTCTACACCGAGATCGACAAGAAGGTGATGGACGAGGCTGCCCTGGTCCCGCTGACCTACTTCAAGGTCCTGCTGTACCGCCCGGCCAACTTCACCAACCTGGTGTCCACGTCGGCCTTCAGCGGTCAGTACGACTACCTCAACATCGGCACCACGAAGAAGTAG
- a CDS encoding ABC transporter permease yields MTAPIETTAAEAEAQPEVVLAGAGKGQIEGRSLGQIAWARFKRDKVAIAGGVIVILLILTALLSRPIQAMFGLDPNHFNQDLIDPNTSLPKGGFGGMSWDHPLGVEPKFGRDIATRILEGSWVSLVVAFGATVLSNVIGTILGVVAGYYGGRVDTIISRLMDTFLAFPLLLFAIAISATLQGGAFGLEGLPLHITVLIFVIGFFNWPYLGRIVRGQTLALREREFVDASRGMGAKGPYILFRELLPNLVGPIIVYSTLLIPTNILFEASLSFLGVGIQPPQASWGGMLNQAVTYYQVDPQFMIVPGLAIFVTVLAFNLLGDGLRDALDPRSR; encoded by the coding sequence GTGACCGCACCGATCGAGACCACCGCAGCGGAAGCCGAGGCACAGCCGGAGGTTGTGCTCGCGGGTGCCGGTAAGGGGCAGATCGAGGGCCGTTCCCTGGGTCAGATCGCCTGGGCGCGGTTCAAGAGGGACAAGGTGGCCATCGCCGGCGGCGTCATCGTCATCCTGCTGATCCTGACCGCGCTCCTCTCCCGGCCCATCCAGGCGATGTTCGGCCTCGACCCCAACCACTTCAACCAGGACCTGATCGACCCCAACACCTCCCTCCCCAAGGGCGGCTTCGGCGGCATGAGCTGGGACCACCCGCTCGGTGTCGAACCGAAGTTCGGGCGCGACATCGCCACCCGCATCCTTGAGGGCTCCTGGGTCTCACTGGTCGTCGCGTTCGGCGCCACGGTCCTGTCCAACGTGATCGGCACGATCCTCGGTGTGGTCGCCGGCTACTACGGCGGGCGCGTCGACACGATCATCAGCCGCCTGATGGACACGTTCCTGGCCTTCCCCCTTCTGCTCTTCGCCATCGCCATCTCCGCCACGCTGCAGGGCGGCGCGTTCGGCCTGGAAGGGCTCCCGCTCCACATCACCGTGCTGATCTTCGTCATCGGCTTCTTCAACTGGCCCTACCTGGGACGCATCGTCCGAGGCCAGACGCTGGCCCTGCGTGAGCGCGAGTTCGTCGACGCCTCCCGGGGAATGGGCGCCAAGGGGCCGTACATCCTCTTCCGGGAGCTGCTGCCGAACCTGGTCGGCCCGATCATCGTCTACTCGACGCTGCTCATCCCGACCAACATCCTCTTCGAGGCGTCCCTGAGCTTCCTGGGCGTCGGTATCCAGCCCCCGCAGGCTTCCTGGGGCGGCATGCTCAACCAGGCGGTCACCTACTACCAGGTCGACCCGCAGTTCATGATCGTTCCCGGCCTCGCCATCTTCGTGACCGTCCTGGCGTTCAACCTGCTCGGCGACGGTCTCCGAGACGCTCTCGACCCGCGCAGCCGCTGA
- a CDS encoding enhanced serine sensitivity protein SseB C-terminal domain-containing protein, protein MSASGTAAAGQVEHMLRQVTPGRYDAYEALLRALATPSSGQIWMLLWHGQAGSPDAQYGNMQVDGYGYAPCVTSAQELSVSGWNRSYEVVDGLDVARTLYPDQYGIWLNPHSPGGGVGIPWLDLRRIAAGLERQPAGPLRLAEPGIEIPQFYALLSQNAHRTPAVRSLRRAWVQPALGAPYLAIGLDVYDTSPPAVDSVRAMMQQSIGAVPDGLPVSTVAMSDEQDPVVMWLRANARPFYDREAHAIAAPPQAPQAPAAGYGYPPARGRY, encoded by the coding sequence GTGAGCGCGTCGGGCACGGCCGCGGCCGGTCAGGTCGAGCACATGCTGCGCCAGGTGACGCCCGGGCGTTACGACGCCTACGAGGCGCTCCTGCGCGCCCTCGCGACCCCGTCCTCCGGCCAGATCTGGATGCTGCTCTGGCACGGACAGGCCGGTTCCCCCGACGCGCAGTACGGAAACATGCAGGTCGACGGGTACGGCTACGCGCCCTGTGTGACCTCCGCCCAGGAACTGTCGGTCAGTGGCTGGAACAGGTCGTACGAGGTGGTCGACGGCCTCGACGTGGCCCGCACCCTGTACCCGGACCAGTACGGCATCTGGCTCAACCCGCACTCCCCGGGCGGCGGCGTCGGTATCCCCTGGCTCGATCTGCGCCGTATCGCCGCGGGCCTGGAGCGCCAGCCCGCCGGACCCCTGCGACTGGCCGAGCCGGGTATCGAGATCCCGCAGTTCTACGCCCTCCTCTCACAGAACGCCCACCGCACCCCGGCGGTCCGCTCGCTGCGCCGAGCCTGGGTGCAGCCGGCGCTCGGTGCGCCGTATCTGGCCATCGGACTGGATGTGTACGACACCTCGCCGCCGGCCGTGGACTCGGTGCGCGCGATGATGCAGCAGTCGATAGGGGCGGTCCCCGACGGGCTGCCGGTGTCGACGGTCGCGATGTCGGACGAGCAGGACCCGGTCGTGATGTGGCTGCGCGCGAACGCCCGGCCGTTCTACGACCGGGAGGCCCACGCGATCGCCGCCCCGCCCCAGGCTCCGCAGGCTCCGGCGGCGGGATACGGGTATCCGCCCGCGCGGGGTCGTTACTGA